The following are encoded together in the Oreochromis aureus strain Israel breed Guangdong linkage group 18, ZZ_aureus, whole genome shotgun sequence genome:
- the si:ch211-155e24.3 gene encoding zinc finger and SCAN domain-containing protein 2 gives MESCDFQSQLLSVMEVLAKAAVAEINRRVDQSCTVLRLEVSQSRRDIDLLKSKCEVMEAELRKSRMRARRKVFNNPSAGRFSPLVKVVLNKETQRSHWDTPVETQAPDQPQQCAEAVELANGPDHIRIKEECAEEDMWKNDAEDRSISGVKHQPYFDTTNPAQADSFAELYRSAENPALSEDLVSQVDGYSAFPEQQLNSGQNGIELVVKHEKEEEADEDAAPLGSAHTVVTETAEGQLWPSSMCRDMGDPGVPYTGQQFEQIPAAFASPAQLHLEDVAPRVHSVGKFSSLVLSSARVKRRGRSFGCKMPQSEEGQNSASQMNSTDPTLIPQQLQHQSRDAAPHASNPDENRTGPNPAGPFPTHRVGSSLSLARRMRTPWRSGLGEKRFSCTYCDKSFTRFSQLKEHLRSHTGEKPFSCMQCGRSFTKQCNLIRHAVVHSGEKPYECSLCGKCFTQRSSLKSHQKTAHL, from the exons ATGGAGAGCTGCGACTTCCAGAGTCAGCTGCTGTCCGTCATGGAAGTCCTGGCCAAGGCGGCTGTAGCTGAGATAAACCGGCGTGTGGACCAGAGCTGCACGGTGCTCAGGCTGGAGGTGAGCCAGAGCCGGCGGGACATCGACCTGCTGAAGAGCAAGTGTGAGGTGATGGAGGCAGAGCTGAGGAAGAGCCGGATGAGGGCCAGGAGAAAAG TGTTTAACAATCCATCAGCGGGGAGATTCTCTCCTCTCGTCAAAGTAGTTCTGAACAAAGAAACTCAGCGCTCGCACTGGGACACACCGGTGGAAACTCAGGCTCCAGATCAACCCCAGCAG TGTGCTGAGGCCGTGGAGCTTGCTAATGGGCCTGATCACATACGGATCAAAGAGGAGTGTGCAGAAGAGGATATGTGGAAAAATGATGCAGAGGACAGATCAA TCTCTGGAGTCAAGCATCAGCCGTATTTCGACACAACAAATCCTGCCCAGGCCGACAGCTTTGCAGAGCTTTACCGCTCGGCTGAAAACCCGGCCCTCTCTGAAGATCTGGTTTCCCAAGTAGACGGCTACAGCGCTTTCCCAGAGCAGCAGCTGAACAGCGGCCAAAATGGGATCGAACTTGTAGTGAAACacgagaaagaggaagaggccGATGAGGACGCAGCTCCACTCGGTTCAGCACACACTGTTGTGACAGAGACAGCTGAGGGGCAGCTGTGGCCATCCAGCATGTGCAGAGACATGGGTGACCCAGGTGTCCCGTACACCGGGCAGCAGTTTGAGCAGATTCCTGCTGCATTTGCATCTCCAGCCCAGTTGCATTTGGAGGATGTGGCACCCAGAGTTCACTCTGTTGGGAAATTCAGTTCTCTTGTGCTAAGTTCTGCACGAGTGAAAAGACGAGGGAGAAGTTTTGGATGTAAGATGCCACAGTCAGAGGAAGGACAAAACTCTGCATCCCAGATGAACTCCACAGATCCCACCTTGATTCCTCAACAGTTACAGCATCAGAGCAGAGACGCTGCTCCTCACGCGAGTAATCCAGACGAGAACCGGACTGGGCCGAACCCCGCAGGCCCCTTCCCCACACACAGGGTTGGCAGCAGCTTGAGCCTGGCGAGGAGGATGAGGACGCCCTGGAGGTCTGGGCTCGGCGAGAAGCGGTTCAGCTGCACGTACTGCGACAAAAGCTTCACCAGGTTCAGCCAGCTCAAAGAGCACCTGAGGAGTCACACGGGCGAAAAGCCGTTCAGCTGCATGCAGTGCGGCCGGAGCTTCACCAAACAGTGCAACCTCATCAGACATGCGGTGGTCCACAGCGGGGAGAAGCCCTACGAGTGCTCACTGTGCGGGAAGTGCTTCACCCAGCGCTCCAGCCTCAAGTCTCATCAGAAAACAGCGCACTTATAA
- the si:dkeyp-68b7.12 gene encoding rho GTPase-activating protein 30 isoform X2 yields MRRVRRRGGNKEKVFGCDLLEHLNTSGQEVPLVLRCCSEFVEHHGIVDGIYRLSGVSSNIQKLRGEFESDGNPELNKDLYLQDIHCVSSLCKAYFRELPNPLLTYQLYDKFAEAVAIQLEEERLVKIGDVLKELPAPHYRTLEFLMRHLVRMASYSSETNMHARNLAIVWAPNLLRSKDIEATGFNGTAAFMEVRVQSIVVEFILTHVPQLFPDADISNERRKSLPSPSAFPNPEECLFRPVPTPACSYGNISPGDGPLPIRPYHAIIEGTDKRKGSLKGRKWMSIFNIGGRFPDPRRRHKPSTKTPEKERPALRPARSMDSLSSPSYPNEGTRRSGQRPPSTNMSPLVTTTPQAVSELPVTSGGLGASEYAVTYRRGTGLVSGGAGVQGTYTALDPEGLGLAGNDTVQSRSPGISTKAGRRAAMHITGPTMVTVPLHITSNLALGVLQGGGADRIIHRRDKNGGDKAGAEKAAKKVSRVMEWNVEETKKEEEEVKSQKEKSSEEDMETTEDSVAAVGAEEKTEEGAEEKGDEPKRQRAKSLLSNSEEDNKKMKVSETSKLQPEDTQHEDNGEFDASDVLNSTEVAGDNQNMFGYIQDNFEFLDQMDCSGMEHMDCSVSYQVQEFSVEPPCHSDDEYETMAQAQTSPCPPEPQSRLHPGPQSPSESNPHRPLSLDLHSRHTKSLSLPYMTSPVQGPDESSSEDEAMGDDIDDNEYSSEEDESMFVKSLPPDFFLNTISGLELETDGQESSPHDSVSVRYIESSEESDCQSLKTEHSACTETTTGEREQVEVKDREDKNGLDEKEMIEKQEETKVHQEGDQLENDMQSRETEEHLDIMKEAESEIASTTCCTEFPLPVTEDTDESSTVAGMSVEEVKEVVEIAHSDCPSQEMINQKETESTNHTRSCNGGGTTERDNKEGENGVICNEMEDMCEQFVLKIEESDEKMREETSEGKADREHDSSNEQDTQICGTHNDIWEELEDIVSEVIEDEEKAQSEREGDVGQEHLVKDEQDEEHGSKEMVEDDKEEAKKTEGRIEVDGEPMETAEGALTSLEMQQEFKEDETQRETHEKMASKEDSQEHVTAEAFSDQPEKENDGKQTADEQLETAPSEDNQFKEVGSDMKEGRESEKSDGHLEGVGSTLVSSQQKIYQVKAVPVVPPKPQHCRITALTIRQQQQQRERRDADRGRDNALRVPGEQDKDGDQSDEGSEKKESPKLRGDSREREGRRDRAEVRNSPLSMCFDEAVAIATMRREKERVREGEAEAEALGK; encoded by the exons ATGAGGAGAGTTCGAAGAAGAGGGGGCAACAAAGAGAAGGTGTTTGGATGTGATCTGTTGGAGCATCTAAATACCTCTGGTCAAGAGG TTCCACTGGTGCTGCGATGCTGCAGTGAGTTTGTGGAGCATCATGGGATTGTTGATGGGATCTACAGGTTGTCTGGAGTGTCATCCAATATACAAAAACTCag GGGTGAGTTTGAGAGTGATGGTAATCCTGAACTGAACAAGGATCTGTACCTGCAGGACATCCACTGTGTCAGCTCTTTGTGTAAAGCTTATTTCAGAGAGCTGCCCAACCCTCTGCTCACATATCAGCTGTATGACAAATTTGCT GAGGCTGTGGCCATCCAGCTAGAGGAGGAGAGGCTAGTAAAGATCGGTGATGTCCTGAAAGAGCTACCAGCACCTCATTACAG GACTCTGGAGTTTCTCATGCGTCATCTTGTCAGAATGGCCTCGTATTCGTCAGAAACCAACATGCACGCCAGGAACCTGGCCATTGTCTGGGCTCCCAACCTGCTCAG GTCTAAAGACATTGAAGCGACAGGATTCAATGGCACTGCGGCCTTCATGGAGGTCAGGGTCCAGTCCATCGTGGTGGAGTTCATTCTCACACACGTCCCTCAGCTGTTTCCCGACGCAG ACATATCAAATGAGAGAAGGAAGTCCCTCCCATCCCCATCAGCATTCCCCAACCCGGAGGAATGTTTATTCCGGCCTGTTCCCACCCCAGCTTGTAGCTATGGGAACATCAGTCCAGGAGATGGTCCACTTCCCATAAGACCTTACCATGCCATCATTGAAGGCACAGACAA GAGGAAAGGATCCCTTAAAGGCAGGAAGTGGATGTCCATCTTTAACATTGGAGGAAGATTCCCGGATCCACGGCGAAGACACAAACCTTCAACCAAAA cTCCAGAGAAAGAAAGGCCTGCTCTGAGACCTGCAAGAAGCATGGACTCCCTCAGCTCCCCATCCTATCCAAATGAAG GTACCAGGCGTTCTGGCCAGCGCCCTCcttccaccaacatgtctcccCTTGTCACTACCACCCCTCAGGCTGTCTCTGAGCTCCCAGTAACTTCAGGTGGATTAGGTGCCAGTGAATATGCTGTGACCTACCGCAGGGGAACAGGGCTAGTAAGCGGTGGTGCAGGCGTACAGGGTACCTACACAGCTCTTGATCCAGAAGGTTTAGGATTAGCAGGCAATGATACTGTCCAGTCCAGATCTCCAGGAATATCCACTAAAGCTGGTCGGAGAGCAGCCATGCACATCACAGGACCCACCATGGTTACTGTGCCACTACATATCACCTCTAACCTGGCTTTAGGGGTTCTTCAAGGGGGCGGGGCTGACAGGATCATACACCGTAGAGACAAAAACGGGGGAGACAAGGCGGGAGCAGAAAAGGCAGCGAAAAAGGTAAGCAGAGTAATGGAATGGAACGTGGAAGAAAccaagaaggaggaggaggaagtgaaAAGTCAAAAGGAGAAAAGCAGTGAAGAAGACATGGAGACAACAGAGGATTCGGTGGCAGCAGTTGGTGCTGAGGAGAAAACGGAAGAAGGAGCAGAAGAGAAAGGAGATGAACCTAAGAGACAACGAGCCAAAAGCCTCCTGTCCAACTCAGAAGAAGATAACAAAA aaatgaaagttAGTGAGACGTCTAAGCTTCAGCCAGAGGACACTCAGCACGAAGATAATGGAGAGTTCGATGCTTCTGATGTTCTCAACTCAACAGAGGTGGCAGGCGACAACCAGAATATGTTTGGCTACATTCAAGACAACTTTGAATTCCTGGACCAAATGGACTGCAGTGGAATGGAACATATGGACTGCAGTGTCTCTTATCAG GTGCAGGAGTTCTCTGTTGAACCTCCTTGTCACTCAGACGATGAGTATGAAACAATGGCGCAAGCTCAGACTTCTCCTTGTCCTCCAGAGCCACAGTCACGCCTGCATCCAGGCCCTCAAAGTCCCAGCGAGTCAAATCCACACAGACCGCTCAGCCTCGACTTGCACAGTCGACACACAAAATCCCTCAGCCTGCCTTACATGACCTCGCCTGTCCAAGGACCAGATGAGTCTTCATCTGAAGACGAGGCTATGGGGGACGACATTGATGATAACGAATACAGTAGCGAGGAAGACGAGAGCATGTTTGTTAAAAGCCTTCCACCGGATTTCTTTTTGAACACAATCTCTGGGTTGGAACTAGAAACCGATGGACAAGAAAGTTCCCCTCATGATAGCGTTTCTGTGCGTTACATAGAGAGCTCTGAAGAAAGCGACTGCCAGTCACTGAAAACTGAACATTCGGCATGTACAGAAACAACTACGGGAGAGCGGGAGCAGGTagaagtgaaagacagagaagaTAAAAATGGACTGGATGAAAAGGAGATGATAGAAAAACAAGAGGAAACTAAAGTTCATCAGGAAGGAGACCAGCTGGAAAACGACATGCAAAG CAGAGAAACAGAGGAACATCTGGATATTATGAAAGAGGCTGAAAGTGAAATAGCCTCAACAACCTGCTGTACAGAGTTTCCACTGCCAGTCACCGAGGACACTGATGAATCCAGCACTGTGGCTGGCATGAGCGTTGAGGAGGTGAAGGAAGTAGTTGAAATTGCTCACAGCGATTGTCCATCTCAGGAAATGATTAACCAGAAAGAAACTGAATCAACAAATCATACCAGAAGCTGTAATGGAGGGGGtacaacagagagagacaataAGGAGGGGGAGAACGGTGTGATATGCAATGAAATGGAGGACATGTGCGAACAGTTTGTACTGAAAATAGAGGAAAGTGACGAGAAAATGAGGGAAGAAACCTCAGAGGGAAAAGCTGACAGAGAACACGACAGTAGCAATGAGCAGGATACCCAAATCTGTGGGACACACAATGACATTTGGGAAGAACTTGAGGACATTGTATCTGAAGTGATAGAGGATGAGGAAAAGGCGCAGTCTGAGAGGGAGGGTGATGTTGGGCAAGAACATTTGGTAAAAGATGAACAGGACGAAGAGCACGGATCGAAGGAAATGGTGGAAGACGACAAAGAGGAGGCGAAGAAGACGGAAGGTAGGATAGAAGTAGACGGTGAACCAATGGAGACGGCTGAAGGAGCGCTAACAAGTTTAGAAATGCAACAAGAGTTTAAGGAAGATGAGACCCAGAGAGAAACTCATGAGAAGATGGCCAGCAAGGAAGACTCTCAGGAACATGTCACAGCAGAAGCGTTTTCAGATCAGCCAGAGAAAGAGAACGATGGTAAACAGACAGCTGATGAGCAACTTGAAACTGCGCCAAGTGAAGATAACCAATTTAAAGAGGTGGGCTCTGATATGAAAGAGGGAAGAGAGAGTGAGAAGAGTGACGGCCACTTAGAGGGTGTCGGAAGCACGCTGGTCTCCTCACAGCAGAAGATCTACCAAGTTAAAGCCGTGCCGGTTGTGCCTCCGAAGCCGCAGCACTGCAGAATCACCGCCCTGACCATccgacagcagcagcagcaaagagagagaagagacgCCGACAGAGGGAGAGACAACGCGCTGAGAGTCCCAGGAGAGCAGGACAAGGACGGAGACCAGAGCGACGAGGGctctgagaaaaaagagagtcCAAAACTCAGGGGAGATAGccgggagagagaggggaggagggACAGGGCCGAAGTCAGAAACAGTCCCCTCAGCATGTGCTTTGATGAGGCTGTGGCCATTGCAACCATGaggcgagagaaagagagggtgagagaaggagaggCGGAGGCAGAGGCGCTGGGGAAGTGA
- the si:dkeyp-68b7.12 gene encoding rho GTPase-activating protein 30 isoform X1, which yields MRRVRRRGGNKEKVFGCDLLEHLNTSGQEVPLVLRCCSEFVEHHGIVDGIYRLSGVSSNIQKLRGEFESDGNPELNKDLYLQDIHCVSSLCKAYFRELPNPLLTYQLYDKFAEAVAIQLEEERLVKIGDVLKELPAPHYRTLEFLMRHLVRMASYSSETNMHARNLAIVWAPNLLRSKDIEATGFNGTAAFMEVRVQSIVVEFILTHVPQLFPDADISNERRKSLPSPSAFPNPEECLFRPVPTPACSYGNISPGDGPLPIRPYHAIIEGTDKRKGSLKGRKWMSIFNIGGRFPDPRRRHKPSTKTPEKERPALRPARSMDSLSSPSYPNEGTRRSGQRPPSTNMSPLVTTTPQAVSELPVTSGGLGASEYAVTYRRGTGLVSGGAGVQGTYTALDPEGLGLAGNDTVQSRSPGISTKAGRRAAMHITGPTMVTVPLHITSNLALGVLQGGGADRIIHRRDKNGGDKAGAEKAAKKVSRVMEWNVEETKKEEEEVKSQKEKSSEEDMETTEDSVAAVGAEEKTEEGAEEKGDEPKRQRAKSLLSNSEEDNKSDAKNAEQNVEDDEYMEMKVSETSKLQPEDTQHEDNGEFDASDVLNSTEVAGDNQNMFGYIQDNFEFLDQMDCSGMEHMDCSVSYQVQEFSVEPPCHSDDEYETMAQAQTSPCPPEPQSRLHPGPQSPSESNPHRPLSLDLHSRHTKSLSLPYMTSPVQGPDESSSEDEAMGDDIDDNEYSSEEDESMFVKSLPPDFFLNTISGLELETDGQESSPHDSVSVRYIESSEESDCQSLKTEHSACTETTTGEREQVEVKDREDKNGLDEKEMIEKQEETKVHQEGDQLENDMQSRETEEHLDIMKEAESEIASTTCCTEFPLPVTEDTDESSTVAGMSVEEVKEVVEIAHSDCPSQEMINQKETESTNHTRSCNGGGTTERDNKEGENGVICNEMEDMCEQFVLKIEESDEKMREETSEGKADREHDSSNEQDTQICGTHNDIWEELEDIVSEVIEDEEKAQSEREGDVGQEHLVKDEQDEEHGSKEMVEDDKEEAKKTEGRIEVDGEPMETAEGALTSLEMQQEFKEDETQRETHEKMASKEDSQEHVTAEAFSDQPEKENDGKQTADEQLETAPSEDNQFKEVGSDMKEGRESEKSDGHLEGVGSTLVSSQQKIYQVKAVPVVPPKPQHCRITALTIRQQQQQRERRDADRGRDNALRVPGEQDKDGDQSDEGSEKKESPKLRGDSREREGRRDRAEVRNSPLSMCFDEAVAIATMRREKERVREGEAEAEALGK from the exons ATGAGGAGAGTTCGAAGAAGAGGGGGCAACAAAGAGAAGGTGTTTGGATGTGATCTGTTGGAGCATCTAAATACCTCTGGTCAAGAGG TTCCACTGGTGCTGCGATGCTGCAGTGAGTTTGTGGAGCATCATGGGATTGTTGATGGGATCTACAGGTTGTCTGGAGTGTCATCCAATATACAAAAACTCag GGGTGAGTTTGAGAGTGATGGTAATCCTGAACTGAACAAGGATCTGTACCTGCAGGACATCCACTGTGTCAGCTCTTTGTGTAAAGCTTATTTCAGAGAGCTGCCCAACCCTCTGCTCACATATCAGCTGTATGACAAATTTGCT GAGGCTGTGGCCATCCAGCTAGAGGAGGAGAGGCTAGTAAAGATCGGTGATGTCCTGAAAGAGCTACCAGCACCTCATTACAG GACTCTGGAGTTTCTCATGCGTCATCTTGTCAGAATGGCCTCGTATTCGTCAGAAACCAACATGCACGCCAGGAACCTGGCCATTGTCTGGGCTCCCAACCTGCTCAG GTCTAAAGACATTGAAGCGACAGGATTCAATGGCACTGCGGCCTTCATGGAGGTCAGGGTCCAGTCCATCGTGGTGGAGTTCATTCTCACACACGTCCCTCAGCTGTTTCCCGACGCAG ACATATCAAATGAGAGAAGGAAGTCCCTCCCATCCCCATCAGCATTCCCCAACCCGGAGGAATGTTTATTCCGGCCTGTTCCCACCCCAGCTTGTAGCTATGGGAACATCAGTCCAGGAGATGGTCCACTTCCCATAAGACCTTACCATGCCATCATTGAAGGCACAGACAA GAGGAAAGGATCCCTTAAAGGCAGGAAGTGGATGTCCATCTTTAACATTGGAGGAAGATTCCCGGATCCACGGCGAAGACACAAACCTTCAACCAAAA cTCCAGAGAAAGAAAGGCCTGCTCTGAGACCTGCAAGAAGCATGGACTCCCTCAGCTCCCCATCCTATCCAAATGAAG GTACCAGGCGTTCTGGCCAGCGCCCTCcttccaccaacatgtctcccCTTGTCACTACCACCCCTCAGGCTGTCTCTGAGCTCCCAGTAACTTCAGGTGGATTAGGTGCCAGTGAATATGCTGTGACCTACCGCAGGGGAACAGGGCTAGTAAGCGGTGGTGCAGGCGTACAGGGTACCTACACAGCTCTTGATCCAGAAGGTTTAGGATTAGCAGGCAATGATACTGTCCAGTCCAGATCTCCAGGAATATCCACTAAAGCTGGTCGGAGAGCAGCCATGCACATCACAGGACCCACCATGGTTACTGTGCCACTACATATCACCTCTAACCTGGCTTTAGGGGTTCTTCAAGGGGGCGGGGCTGACAGGATCATACACCGTAGAGACAAAAACGGGGGAGACAAGGCGGGAGCAGAAAAGGCAGCGAAAAAGGTAAGCAGAGTAATGGAATGGAACGTGGAAGAAAccaagaaggaggaggaggaagtgaaAAGTCAAAAGGAGAAAAGCAGTGAAGAAGACATGGAGACAACAGAGGATTCGGTGGCAGCAGTTGGTGCTGAGGAGAAAACGGAAGAAGGAGCAGAAGAGAAAGGAGATGAACCTAAGAGACAACGAGCCAAAAGCCTCCTGTCCAACTCAGAAGAAGATAACAAAAGTGATGCCAAAAATGCTGAACAAAATGTTGAAGATGATGAATATATGG aaatgaaagttAGTGAGACGTCTAAGCTTCAGCCAGAGGACACTCAGCACGAAGATAATGGAGAGTTCGATGCTTCTGATGTTCTCAACTCAACAGAGGTGGCAGGCGACAACCAGAATATGTTTGGCTACATTCAAGACAACTTTGAATTCCTGGACCAAATGGACTGCAGTGGAATGGAACATATGGACTGCAGTGTCTCTTATCAG GTGCAGGAGTTCTCTGTTGAACCTCCTTGTCACTCAGACGATGAGTATGAAACAATGGCGCAAGCTCAGACTTCTCCTTGTCCTCCAGAGCCACAGTCACGCCTGCATCCAGGCCCTCAAAGTCCCAGCGAGTCAAATCCACACAGACCGCTCAGCCTCGACTTGCACAGTCGACACACAAAATCCCTCAGCCTGCCTTACATGACCTCGCCTGTCCAAGGACCAGATGAGTCTTCATCTGAAGACGAGGCTATGGGGGACGACATTGATGATAACGAATACAGTAGCGAGGAAGACGAGAGCATGTTTGTTAAAAGCCTTCCACCGGATTTCTTTTTGAACACAATCTCTGGGTTGGAACTAGAAACCGATGGACAAGAAAGTTCCCCTCATGATAGCGTTTCTGTGCGTTACATAGAGAGCTCTGAAGAAAGCGACTGCCAGTCACTGAAAACTGAACATTCGGCATGTACAGAAACAACTACGGGAGAGCGGGAGCAGGTagaagtgaaagacagagaagaTAAAAATGGACTGGATGAAAAGGAGATGATAGAAAAACAAGAGGAAACTAAAGTTCATCAGGAAGGAGACCAGCTGGAAAACGACATGCAAAG CAGAGAAACAGAGGAACATCTGGATATTATGAAAGAGGCTGAAAGTGAAATAGCCTCAACAACCTGCTGTACAGAGTTTCCACTGCCAGTCACCGAGGACACTGATGAATCCAGCACTGTGGCTGGCATGAGCGTTGAGGAGGTGAAGGAAGTAGTTGAAATTGCTCACAGCGATTGTCCATCTCAGGAAATGATTAACCAGAAAGAAACTGAATCAACAAATCATACCAGAAGCTGTAATGGAGGGGGtacaacagagagagacaataAGGAGGGGGAGAACGGTGTGATATGCAATGAAATGGAGGACATGTGCGAACAGTTTGTACTGAAAATAGAGGAAAGTGACGAGAAAATGAGGGAAGAAACCTCAGAGGGAAAAGCTGACAGAGAACACGACAGTAGCAATGAGCAGGATACCCAAATCTGTGGGACACACAATGACATTTGGGAAGAACTTGAGGACATTGTATCTGAAGTGATAGAGGATGAGGAAAAGGCGCAGTCTGAGAGGGAGGGTGATGTTGGGCAAGAACATTTGGTAAAAGATGAACAGGACGAAGAGCACGGATCGAAGGAAATGGTGGAAGACGACAAAGAGGAGGCGAAGAAGACGGAAGGTAGGATAGAAGTAGACGGTGAACCAATGGAGACGGCTGAAGGAGCGCTAACAAGTTTAGAAATGCAACAAGAGTTTAAGGAAGATGAGACCCAGAGAGAAACTCATGAGAAGATGGCCAGCAAGGAAGACTCTCAGGAACATGTCACAGCAGAAGCGTTTTCAGATCAGCCAGAGAAAGAGAACGATGGTAAACAGACAGCTGATGAGCAACTTGAAACTGCGCCAAGTGAAGATAACCAATTTAAAGAGGTGGGCTCTGATATGAAAGAGGGAAGAGAGAGTGAGAAGAGTGACGGCCACTTAGAGGGTGTCGGAAGCACGCTGGTCTCCTCACAGCAGAAGATCTACCAAGTTAAAGCCGTGCCGGTTGTGCCTCCGAAGCCGCAGCACTGCAGAATCACCGCCCTGACCATccgacagcagcagcagcaaagagagagaagagacgCCGACAGAGGGAGAGACAACGCGCTGAGAGTCCCAGGAGAGCAGGACAAGGACGGAGACCAGAGCGACGAGGGctctgagaaaaaagagagtcCAAAACTCAGGGGAGATAGccgggagagagaggggaggagggACAGGGCCGAAGTCAGAAACAGTCCCCTCAGCATGTGCTTTGATGAGGCTGTGGCCATTGCAACCATGaggcgagagaaagagagggtgagagaaggagaggCGGAGGCAGAGGCGCTGGGGAAGTGA